One part of the Aurantibacillus circumpalustris genome encodes these proteins:
- a CDS encoding NAD-dependent epimerase/dehydratase family protein encodes MSNTQEKVLIIGAGGQIGVELTENLSKIYGENNVVASDLRKSDVFKVNPFEVLDALNKDALFSIVKKHNITQIYHLAAMLSATGEQNPMFAWKLNMESLFHVLDLAKEKHIKQIYWPSSIAVFGPTTPQENTPQFTVMEPSTIYGISKQAGERWCEWYFKKHGVDVRSLRYPGLIGWKSAPGGGTTDYAVHIFHEALKNSKYESFLSENTALPMMHMEDAIRATIEIMHAPSENIKLRGSYNLSGISFSPKDIATEIKKHIPNFSISYKPDFRQAIADSWPKSIDDSFAQKDWGWKVKYDLPKLVENMLVNLKEHNLVK; translated from the coding sequence ATGTCAAACACGCAAGAAAAGGTATTAATCATAGGAGCCGGAGGGCAAATTGGAGTTGAATTAACCGAAAATTTATCAAAGATTTACGGCGAAAATAATGTGGTTGCCTCCGACCTTAGAAAGTCAGATGTTTTTAAAGTGAACCCTTTTGAAGTATTGGACGCTCTAAACAAAGACGCTTTATTTAGCATTGTTAAAAAACATAATATTACTCAGATTTATCATTTAGCTGCCATGTTATCTGCAACAGGTGAACAAAACCCAATGTTTGCGTGGAAATTAAATATGGAAAGTTTATTTCATGTTTTAGATCTTGCCAAAGAAAAACACATCAAACAAATTTATTGGCCAAGTTCGATCGCGGTTTTTGGCCCAACTACCCCGCAAGAAAACACACCACAATTTACTGTGATGGAGCCTTCTACCATTTATGGGATAAGTAAACAAGCAGGTGAAAGGTGGTGCGAATGGTATTTTAAAAAACATGGCGTTGACGTTAGAAGTTTACGTTACCCCGGCTTAATAGGATGGAAAAGCGCTCCGGGTGGCGGAACCACAGATTATGCCGTTCATATTTTTCACGAAGCCTTAAAAAACAGCAAGTACGAATCTTTCTTAAGTGAAAACACTGCTTTGCCCATGATGCACATGGAAGACGCTATTCGCGCCACAATTGAAATTATGCATGCGCCATCTGAAAATATAAAACTTCGTGGCAGTTATAATTTATCTGGCATTAGTTTTAGTCCTAAAGACATTGCTACAGAAATAAAAAAACACATTCCTAATTTTAGTATTAGCTATAAACCAGATTTTAGACAAGCCATTGCAGATAGCTGGCCAAAAAGCATTGATGATTCTTTCGCACAGAAAGACTGGGGCTGGAAGGTGAAATATGATTTACCAAAATTAGTCGAGAACATGTTGGTGAATTTGAAAGAACATAATCTAGTAAAGTAG
- the trhO gene encoding oxygen-dependent tRNA uridine(34) hydroxylase TrhO gives MSILVNRTDKNVLKQRLKEENIKRKTISFYRYVNIPEPNELRNELYKAWSEWNCFGRIYLAKEGINAQMSVPEDNWEAFWNQVNSLPYFKDMLFKHAVDGNGKSFYKLIVKVRDKIVADGIHEENFDPANTGSYLDAKGFNKAIEDENTIVIDMRNHYESEVGRFERAFCPDADTFREELPLVIDYLKGQEDKKVVMYCTGGIRCEKASAYFKHKGFKDVNHLKGGIIQYAQEIKEQNLESKFKGVNFVFDERIGERITEDILSECHQCGKPCDTHVNCKNDDCHLLFIQCEECSDKMNGCCTPECVRIAALPIEEQRELRKGRVKNGPECLSVYKSRLRPNLKEILKNNLSLK, from the coding sequence ATGTCAATTTTAGTAAACCGAACCGACAAAAACGTTTTAAAACAACGTTTAAAAGAAGAAAACATTAAACGTAAAACCATTTCGTTTTACCGTTATGTAAACATTCCCGAACCAAACGAGCTTAGAAACGAACTCTACAAAGCCTGGAGCGAATGGAATTGTTTTGGCCGCATTTATCTGGCCAAAGAAGGTATTAATGCACAAATGAGTGTACCCGAAGATAACTGGGAAGCCTTCTGGAATCAAGTAAATTCGTTGCCTTACTTTAAGGATATGCTTTTTAAACACGCAGTAGACGGAAACGGTAAATCTTTTTATAAACTCATTGTTAAGGTGCGTGATAAGATTGTTGCTGATGGTATTCATGAAGAAAATTTTGATCCAGCCAACACAGGTTCTTATCTGGATGCCAAAGGATTTAATAAAGCCATTGAAGATGAAAACACGATTGTGATTGATATGCGCAATCATTATGAAAGTGAAGTGGGAAGGTTTGAGCGAGCTTTTTGTCCGGATGCCGATACTTTTAGAGAAGAGTTACCCTTGGTAATTGATTATTTAAAAGGACAAGAAGATAAAAAGGTAGTGATGTATTGTACTGGTGGTATACGCTGCGAAAAGGCAAGTGCTTATTTTAAACATAAAGGATTTAAAGATGTAAATCACTTAAAAGGTGGCATTATTCAATACGCGCAAGAAATAAAGGAACAAAATTTAGAGAGTAAATTTAAAGGTGTAAATTTTGTTTTTGATGAACGAATAGGAGAAAGAATTACAGAAGATATTTTATCTGAATGCCATCAATGCGGCAAGCCATGCGACACACATGTAAATTGTAAGAACGACGACTGTCATTTACTTTTTATACAGTGTGAGGAATGCTCTGATAAAATGAATGGCTGTTGCACGCCAGAGTGTGTGCGCATTGCAGCACTTCCAATAGAAGAACAACGTGAATTAAGAAAAGGACGCGTTAAAAATGGACCTGAGTGTTTGTCGGTTTATAAAAGCCGTTTACGCCCGAATTTAAAGGAAATATTAAAAAATAACTTATCTTTAAAATAA
- a CDS encoding homogentisate 1,2-dioxygenase, producing MPIYHKLGEIPQKRHTVFKSKKGNYYYEQLFGTEGFSGMDSLLYHVHRPTQVKEILKSYSVEPKIAIGKNIKALLLKGFEIKPAADFLESRKTLLVNSDCAIGLAAPTKSQTEYFYKNADADEMLFIHKGKGTLKTMMGNIDFEYGDYLIIPRGMIYQMHFETSDNRLLFCESHSPYYTPKRYKNSQGQLLEHSPFCERDYKLPTVLETNDKKGDFIIKIKKEGMMHEMVYATHPFDVVGWDGYNFPWGMSIHNFEPLTGRVHQPPPVHQTFETSTFVVCSFCPRIYDYHPLAIPAPYNHSNIDSDEVLYYVDGDFMSRNNIEQGHITLHPKGIPHGPAPGAMERSIGQKDTQELAVMIDTFRPLMVTEEAMGIDDGKYYKSWVE from the coding sequence ATGCCGATCTATCATAAACTAGGGGAAATCCCGCAAAAGAGACATACAGTTTTTAAAAGCAAAAAAGGTAATTATTATTACGAACAACTTTTTGGCACCGAAGGGTTTAGCGGTATGGATTCATTATTATACCATGTTCACCGTCCAACTCAGGTAAAAGAAATTCTTAAAAGTTATTCGGTTGAACCTAAAATTGCGATTGGTAAAAACATAAAAGCTCTTCTACTTAAAGGCTTTGAAATAAAGCCTGCAGCAGATTTTTTAGAAAGTAGAAAAACACTTTTAGTAAATTCTGATTGTGCGATTGGTTTGGCAGCCCCAACAAAAAGTCAGACGGAGTATTTTTACAAAAATGCAGATGCGGATGAAATGCTTTTTATTCATAAAGGAAAAGGCACGCTGAAAACAATGATGGGTAACATCGATTTTGAATACGGTGATTACTTGATTATTCCACGCGGCATGATTTATCAAATGCATTTTGAAACATCGGATAACCGTTTGTTGTTTTGTGAAAGCCATTCTCCATACTATACACCGAAGAGATACAAAAACTCACAAGGACAATTGTTAGAACATTCGCCGTTTTGTGAAAGGGATTATAAGTTGCCAACAGTTCTTGAAACGAACGATAAAAAGGGAGATTTTATCATAAAAATAAAAAAGGAAGGCATGATGCATGAAATGGTTTATGCAACGCATCCTTTTGATGTAGTGGGTTGGGACGGTTATAATTTTCCTTGGGGAATGTCTATCCATAATTTCGAACCACTTACAGGGCGTGTGCATCAACCACCTCCAGTGCATCAAACATTCGAAACCTCAACATTTGTAGTTTGCAGTTTTTGTCCGCGCATTTACGACTACCATCCTCTAGCTATTCCAGCGCCATACAACCATAGTAATATAGATAGTGATGAAGTGCTGTATTATGTTGATGGTGATTTTATGAGCCGCAATAATATTGAACAAGGGCATATTACATTACACCCAAAAGGCATTCCTCACGGACCTGCTCCGGGAGCGATGGAGCGCAGTATAGGTCAGAAAGATACACAAGAGCTGGCAGTGATGATCGACACTTTTAGACCACTCATGGTTACCGAAGAGGCCATGGGTATTGATGATGGGAAGTATTATAAAAGTTGGGTGGAGTAA
- the trpS gene encoding tryptophan--tRNA ligase, protein MSRILTGIQSTNIPHLGNILGAIVPAIELSKKAENNSLFFIADLHTLTSKKDPEFIKSSTRAVAATWLAFGLDPHRTIFYRQSRVPQVTELTWYLNCFTPFPMLANAHSFKDKSERLSDVNAGLFTYPVLMAADILLYDAQFVPVGKDQLQHLEIAADIANSFNHKIGKEVLVVPEALTDSKVMIVPGIDGQKMSKSYNNFINIFLPEKELKKVVMSIVSDSKSLEDPKDPETDNTFKLYALLGNTEQIESMRQNYLKGGFGYGHAKTALLELILDKFKEQRKTYDHLMSNPGLLEKELAIGEAKANKLANEKLKQIRDVLGY, encoded by the coding sequence ATGTCACGCATTTTAACCGGTATTCAAAGTACAAACATTCCTCATCTGGGAAACATTCTCGGCGCCATTGTACCCGCCATAGAATTAAGTAAAAAAGCAGAAAACAATAGTTTGTTTTTTATTGCAGATCTTCACACGCTCACCAGCAAAAAAGATCCAGAATTTATTAAGAGCAGTACACGAGCTGTTGCGGCAACTTGGTTAGCGTTTGGATTAGATCCACATAGAACCATCTTCTACCGACAAAGTAGAGTGCCGCAAGTTACTGAGTTAACCTGGTATTTAAATTGTTTTACACCCTTTCCAATGTTGGCCAATGCGCATTCATTTAAAGATAAAAGTGAGCGTTTAAGTGATGTGAATGCCGGTTTATTTACCTACCCAGTTTTAATGGCTGCCGATATTTTATTATACGATGCACAATTTGTTCCGGTTGGAAAAGATCAATTGCAACACCTTGAAATAGCCGCCGACATTGCCAACTCCTTCAACCATAAAATTGGAAAAGAAGTTTTAGTTGTTCCTGAAGCGCTTACCGATTCTAAGGTGATGATTGTTCCTGGAATTGATGGACAAAAAATGAGTAAGTCGTATAACAACTTCATCAATATTTTTCTTCCTGAAAAAGAATTGAAAAAAGTAGTAATGAGTATTGTAAGTGATAGTAAAAGTTTGGAAGATCCTAAAGATCCTGAAACCGATAATACTTTTAAACTCTACGCACTTCTTGGAAATACTGAACAAATAGAAAGCATGCGACAAAATTATTTAAAAGGCGGCTTTGGTTATGGTCATGCCAAAACAGCTTTGCTCGAATTAATTTTAGATAAATTTAAAGAGCAGCGGAAAACATACGATCACTTGATGTCAAATCCCGGTCTACTTGAAAAAGAGTTAGCAATCGGTGAAGCTAAAGCGAATAAACTGGCGAACGAAAAATTGAAACAAATAAGAGATGTTTTGGGGTATTAA
- a CDS encoding NAD(P)/FAD-dependent oxidoreductase, whose amino-acid sequence MQTKIQLQVSPQTALSEALLKEEIKQQLSLEENNTLHLKILKRSIDARGRKIRINLTVLASVDEEILSEKIQLNYPDVSSSQKTCHIIGAGPAGLFAALRCIVLGIKPIIIERGKDVKARRRDLAAINKEQIVNPESNYCFGEGGAGTYSDGKLYTRSNKRGDIDKILKTFVFHGASEEILIDAHPHIGTNKLPQLIQFMRETILRSGGEVLFNSKLVDFKTNDEKITSIQIKNESVEQDLIVQNVILATGHSARDIYELLNDKKLHLEAKPFALGVRVEHPQSLVDSIQYHCGSMQEVIEKRHFLPAASYSLVQQIKGYGVYSFCMCPGGIIAPCATSQEEVVTNGWSPSKRNNPYANSGIVVGLDLKDFNIYKQHGALAGLELQKQFEHSAWQLGGKTQTAPAQRLQDFTNGRISSSLPDCSYQPGLKSVEMQQVLGKLVGPTLKEGFKAFGGKMRGYLTNEALIVGVESRTSTPVRIPRDKDLLSHPQLKNLFPCGEGAGYAGGIVSAAMDGERCADKLNY is encoded by the coding sequence ATGCAAACAAAAATACAACTACAGGTTAGTCCGCAAACCGCTTTGAGTGAAGCTCTTCTTAAAGAAGAAATCAAACAACAACTTTCTCTCGAAGAAAATAACACCCTCCATCTTAAAATTTTGAAACGTAGCATTGACGCACGCGGACGAAAAATAAGAATTAATCTCACCGTTCTTGCTTCGGTTGATGAAGAAATTCTTTCAGAAAAAATACAATTAAATTATCCCGATGTTTCTTCCTCCCAAAAAACATGTCATATCATTGGTGCGGGTCCAGCTGGACTTTTCGCGGCTTTACGGTGTATTGTATTAGGAATAAAACCAATAATTATTGAAAGAGGAAAAGATGTAAAAGCACGCAGGCGTGATCTCGCAGCAATAAATAAAGAACAAATTGTAAATCCTGAAAGCAATTATTGTTTTGGCGAAGGCGGTGCCGGAACATACAGCGACGGTAAGCTTTACACGCGATCAAACAAACGTGGTGATATTGATAAAATACTCAAGACCTTTGTTTTTCATGGCGCAAGCGAAGAAATTTTAATTGACGCCCATCCTCATATTGGTACCAATAAATTACCGCAGCTCATACAATTTATGCGTGAAACAATTCTTCGTTCTGGGGGTGAAGTACTATTCAATAGCAAACTTGTAGATTTCAAAACCAACGACGAAAAAATTACTTCCATTCAAATTAAGAACGAATCAGTTGAACAAGATCTTATTGTTCAAAATGTCATTTTAGCTACAGGTCACTCCGCTCGTGACATATACGAACTTCTGAACGACAAAAAACTTCATCTAGAAGCTAAACCTTTTGCCTTAGGTGTTCGCGTTGAGCATCCACAATCTTTAGTTGATAGTATACAATATCATTGCGGCAGTATGCAAGAGGTTATTGAAAAACGTCACTTTTTACCAGCTGCAAGTTATAGTTTGGTACAACAAATAAAAGGCTATGGGGTGTATTCTTTTTGTATGTGCCCAGGTGGAATCATTGCTCCCTGTGCGACAAGCCAGGAGGAAGTTGTTACGAATGGTTGGAGTCCGAGTAAAAGAAATAACCCTTACGCCAATAGTGGTATTGTTGTTGGACTCGATCTAAAAGATTTTAACATCTACAAACAACACGGTGCTTTAGCAGGTTTAGAATTACAAAAACAATTTGAACACTCGGCTTGGCAACTAGGAGGGAAAACACAAACTGCACCAGCACAACGATTGCAGGACTTCACAAATGGAAGAATAAGTTCTTCTTTGCCCGATTGCAGTTACCAACCTGGTTTAAAAAGTGTGGAGATGCAGCAAGTATTAGGTAAGTTAGTCGGTCCAACTCTTAAGGAAGGGTTTAAAGCCTTTGGTGGAAAGATGCGTGGCTACTTGACGAATGAAGCCCTTATTGTAGGTGTGGAATCAAGGACTTCAACGCCAGTTAGAATTCCCCGAGATAAAGATTTGCTAAGTCATCCACAATTAAAAAATTTGTTTCCTTGTGGCGAAGGCGCGGGTTATGCCGGAGGGATTGTAAGTGCTGCAATGGATGGAGAACGCTGCGCAGATAAATTAAATTATTAA
- the porT gene encoding type IX secretion/gliding motility protein PorT/SprT: protein MKHVINSLKRIALILIAFLNSILAFAQESDGYGVNLRNYYSRKLNFGFTIAGNQTDFRINPVPNSMFPDTVIGESRFRMKTVYSKPSVGFAIGLVADARLFEYVRLRLTPNISFGTRKVEYTLATSDRDSLKIFEKTVESVFLIFPLELKIQSKRQSNFSAYVIGGGGYILDLSARKKAGSGSAGGSNQLDDAVKVLRDDFFYSAGAGTDFYLQYFKLGFELKLLIGTKNLLKKENSVFTNSIDKMRSRMVVFSITFEG from the coding sequence CTGAAACACGTTATTAACTCTCTGAAAAGAATAGCCTTAATACTTATTGCATTTTTAAATTCCATTCTTGCATTTGCTCAAGAAAGCGACGGCTACGGTGTAAATTTGAGGAATTACTATAGCCGAAAACTCAACTTCGGTTTTACAATTGCTGGTAATCAAACTGATTTTAGAATTAATCCTGTGCCTAACTCAATGTTTCCCGATACTGTTATTGGTGAATCACGTTTCAGAATGAAAACAGTTTATTCTAAACCTTCTGTTGGCTTTGCAATTGGTCTTGTAGCGGACGCAAGACTTTTTGAATATGTACGCTTAAGGCTTACTCCAAATATTAGTTTTGGAACGCGTAAAGTTGAATACACGCTTGCCACAAGTGATCGCGACAGCCTTAAGATCTTCGAAAAAACAGTTGAATCTGTTTTCTTAATATTTCCTCTTGAATTAAAAATACAATCTAAACGACAAAGTAATTTTTCTGCTTATGTCATTGGAGGCGGTGGCTATATTTTAGATCTTTCTGCACGTAAAAAAGCCGGAAGCGGCTCTGCAGGAGGCTCTAATCAATTAGACGACGCTGTGAAAGTACTGCGCGACGATTTCTTTTACAGTGCCGGTGCTGGAACTGATTTTTATTTGCAATACTTTAAACTTGGCTTTGAACTCAAACTCCTGATCGGCACAAAAAATCTTCTTAAAAAAGAAAACAGTGTGTTCACAAACAGCATCGATAAAATGCGCTCACGCATGGTAGTATTTAGTATTACTTTTGAAGGATAA
- the panD gene encoding aspartate 1-decarboxylase has translation MEIQVMKSKLHCVTVTQAELDYIGSVTIDEDLMDAANLIENEQVHILNKNNGERFVTYVLKGERGSGVICLNGPAALKVKLGDVVIIISYANMDFEKAKTFVPWVIFPDTAKNKVK, from the coding sequence ATGGAAATTCAGGTTATGAAATCTAAGTTGCATTGTGTAACAGTTACACAAGCAGAATTGGATTATATAGGCAGCGTTACTATTGACGAAGATTTAATGGATGCCGCAAATTTAATAGAAAATGAGCAAGTACACATTCTAAACAAGAACAACGGGGAACGCTTTGTGACTTACGTTTTAAAGGGTGAAAGAGGAAGCGGTGTTATTTGTTTAAATGGCCCTGCTGCTTTAAAGGTGAAATTGGGTGACGTTGTAATTATTATTTCTTACGCGAATATGGATTTTGAAAAGGCTAAAACCTTTGTTCCCTGGGTTATTTTTCCAGATACGGCAAAAAATAAAGTAAAATAA
- a CDS encoding lysylphosphatidylglycerol synthase transmembrane domain-containing protein: MAIKNTKSVIQFVVLLGIGILLIWLSLTGITPEQKVEIVVAFQTANYFWIGVSMLIALLSHFLRAYRWNYLLKPVGYKTDLLNATCHVLVGYFANYGIPRMGEVSRCTLAAKYDKVPFEVGFGTVITERIIDFILFLGIFLLTLAVQFGELIGLANKLIFDKVLEKLSVIGESPLKLIVLAAVFFFVIVGIFLIRKKFSALLKGKLGGIIKGMVEGIGSVRKMKNPLQFVILSLMIWACYFYALYFCFFALPGTAHLGHKECLTLLLFGTFGVIFSPGGLGAYPAIVGGILLVTYNIDRVSSFALPWLSWTSQFILIVVLGIISLIVLPIYNRKKDAVSPTA; the protein is encoded by the coding sequence ATGGCAATTAAAAACACCAAGTCAGTCATACAATTTGTTGTACTGTTAGGAATAGGTATTTTATTAATCTGGCTTTCTCTTACTGGTATCACTCCTGAACAAAAAGTTGAAATAGTTGTAGCGTTTCAAACAGCAAATTATTTTTGGATTGGGGTATCTATGTTAATTGCTTTATTGAGTCATTTCTTAAGAGCGTACCGATGGAACTATTTATTAAAACCAGTGGGTTATAAAACCGATTTATTAAACGCAACGTGTCATGTGCTCGTTGGATATTTTGCGAATTATGGAATTCCGCGTATGGGAGAAGTGTCTCGTTGCACACTGGCAGCGAAATATGATAAAGTGCCATTTGAGGTTGGTTTTGGAACTGTTATCACTGAAAGGATTATAGATTTTATTTTATTTTTAGGGATTTTTCTTTTAACTCTAGCCGTACAGTTTGGCGAGTTAATTGGCTTGGCAAACAAACTTATTTTTGATAAGGTTCTGGAAAAACTTTCTGTAATTGGTGAAAGCCCTTTAAAATTGATTGTTTTGGCTGCGGTGTTTTTTTTCGTTATTGTTGGAATTTTTCTTATTCGAAAAAAATTCTCAGCGCTGTTAAAAGGAAAATTAGGTGGCATCATCAAAGGAATGGTTGAAGGCATTGGCTCTGTTAGAAAAATGAAAAACCCATTACAATTTGTTATTTTAAGTTTGATGATTTGGGCTTGTTATTTTTACGCTCTTTATTTTTGTTTTTTCGCGTTGCCAGGAACCGCTCATTTAGGACACAAAGAGTGCTTAACACTTTTACTGTTTGGAACATTTGGTGTTATTTTTTCTCCAGGCGGCTTAGGAGCCTACCCCGCAATTGTCGGCGGCATTTTGTTAGTTACTTACAACATTGACAGAGTGTCCTCTTTTGCACTTCCTTGGTTATCTTGGACCAGCCAGTTTATTCTTATTGTTGTACTTGGAATAATTAGTTTAATTGTTTTACCAATTTACAATCGAAAAAAGGATGCCGTTTCACCAACAGCTTAA
- the rfaE2 gene encoding D-glycero-beta-D-manno-heptose 1-phosphate adenylyltransferase produces the protein MPFHQQLKNKIVSKEEALKSLNALRKPSVKIVFTNGCFDILHPGHVDYLCQARDLGDFMVLGLNTDASVKLLNKAPNRPINDEHTRSAVLAGLACIDLIVFFDEATPYELIKFLQPTILVKGNDYKAEEIVGYDIVKSNGGEVITIPMVEGYSTTKLIEKILK, from the coding sequence ATGCCGTTTCACCAACAGCTTAAAAATAAAATTGTAAGTAAAGAAGAGGCTTTGAAAAGCCTGAACGCTCTTCGTAAACCTTCAGTAAAAATCGTTTTTACAAACGGCTGTTTTGATATTTTGCATCCTGGTCATGTCGACTATTTATGTCAGGCGCGTGATCTTGGTGACTTTATGGTTTTAGGTTTAAATACAGATGCGTCGGTAAAACTACTTAATAAAGCTCCAAACCGCCCCATTAATGATGAACACACAAGATCAGCAGTTTTAGCAGGTTTAGCGTGTATTGATCTGATTGTTTTTTTTGATGAAGCAACGCCTTACGAATTGATTAAATTTTTACAGCCAACTATTTTAGTAAAAGGAAACGATTATAAAGCAGAAGAAATTGTTGGTTACGATATTGTGAAATCGAATGGTGGTGAGGTAATTACGATTCCTATGGTGGAAGGCTATTCAACGACTAAACTAATCGAAAAAATTCTGAAATAA